Proteins from a single region of Dama dama isolate Ldn47 chromosome 14, ASM3311817v1, whole genome shotgun sequence:
- the LOC133068981 gene encoding apolipoprotein R-like: MKPVSGRKSPVLYLFGILTVLLCLDGLQGCSSPPEIKHGSFTYIEKGILRTDVVEYECQEGYTLVGEARISCSFLNWSPMAPECKALCQKPEISNGKLSVEKDQYVTPETVTVRCDPGYRMVGSQNIFCSEDKSWSPNVPKCEKVGDEVCEAVLKGQKLLKCLPNTWEAKLALELRKLSLEIEKLEQERRKQEIA; this comes from the exons ATGAAGCCTGTGTCAGGGAGAAAGTCTCCAGTTCTGTACCTCTTTGGGATTCTGACCGTGCTCCTCTGCCTTGATGGCTTACAAG GTTGTAGTTCACCACCTGAAATTAAACATGGAAGCTTTACATATATCGAAAAAGGAATATTGAGAACTGATGTGGTTGAGTATGAATGTCAGGAAGGATATACTCTTGTTGGAGAGGCTAGAATCtcctgctcatttttaaattggtcaCCAATGGCTCCTGAGTGTAAAG CTCTATGCCAAAAACCAGAAATATCCAATGGAAAGCTGTCTGTGGAGAAGGATCAGTATGTCACCCCTGAAACTGTCACTGTCAGGTGTGACCCTGGCTATAGGATGGTTGGTTCCCAGAACATCTTTTGCTCAGAGGACAAATCTTGGAGTCCGAATGTGCCCAAGTGTGAGAAG GTAGGTGATGAAGTTTGTGAGGCAGTCTTGAAAGGCCAAAAACTCCTAAAGTGTCTCCCGAATACCTGGGAGGCGAAGCTGGCCCTGGAGTTACGTAAATTGTCTCTGGAGATCGAAAAACTGGAGCAAGAAAGACGCAAACAGGAAATTGCTTGA